The following proteins come from a genomic window of Rutidosis leptorrhynchoides isolate AG116_Rl617_1_P2 chromosome 10, CSIRO_AGI_Rlap_v1, whole genome shotgun sequence:
- the LOC139872181 gene encoding serine/threonine-protein kinase BSK5-like, which translates to MATRCSYFSFCGWSIFKSNDTHPSDLENVGGEVDKLKVPAFKEYKLDQLKAATGGFSVENIVSEHGEKAPNVVYKGKLDDDDDDDNGDRLIAVKRFNKSAWPDTRLFLDEAKTVGQLRSQRLVNLLGCCCEGNERLLVAEFMPHETLSKHLFHWESQPLKWVMRLRVALYLAQALDYCCIKGRSLYHDLNAYRVLFDQDCNPRLSCFGLMKNSRDGKSYSTNLAFTPPEYMRTGRVIAESVVYSFGTILLDLLSGKHIPPSHALDLIKGKNFQMLTDSCLEGQFSNDDGTELVRIASRCLQYEPRERPNAKSVVSALTPLQKQTDVSSLVLMGNGNETAPETQILNLSPLGDACVRKDLTAIHEILEKIGYSGDEGVTDELSFQMYSSQLQDALNGKKHGDNAFRAKDFTTAIKCYTTFIESGTMVSPTMYVRRCLSYLMNNKAQEALGDAMQAQVINPDWSTALYLQATALFSLGMDNDARETLKDAVALDSELKK; encoded by the exons ATGGCAACTCGTTGTTCTTACTTTTCATTTTGTGGGTGGTCTATTTTCAAATCAAACGATACACACCCATCTGATCTCG AGAACGTTGGTGGTGAAGTTGATAAGTTAAAGGTGCCAGCTTTTAAAGAGTACAAGTTAGATCAACTTAAAGCTGCAACTGGTGGGTTTTCAGTGGAGAATATTGTGTCTGAACATGGTGAAAAAGCACCAAATGTTGTGTATAAAGGTaaacttgatgatgatgatgatgatgataatggtgatcgTTTGATTGCTGTTAAACGTTTTAACAAGTCTGCTTGGCCTGATACTCGACTGTTTTTG GATGAAGCGAAAACGGTTGGGCAGCTTCGAAGCCAAAGATTAGTGAATTTATTGGGATGTTGTTGTGAAGGAAATGAGAGATTGTTAGTAGCCGAGTTCATGCCGCATGAAACGTTATCAAAACATTTGTTTCATT GGGAAAGTCAACCGTTGAAATGGGTAATGCGTTTACGGGTGGCTCTGTATTTGGCGCAAGCGTTAGATTACTGCTGTATCAAAGGTCGATCTCTGTATCACGACCTTAATGCTTACAGAGTCTTGTTTGATCAG GATTGCAATCCAAGGCTTTCGTGCTTTGGCCTAATGAAGAATAGCCGTGACGGAAAAAGCTATAGCACGAATTTAGCTTTCACCCCACCAGAATATATGCGAACAG GTAGAGTGATTGCAGAAAGTGTAGTTTACAGCTTTGGCACCATACTCCTTGATCTTCTTAGTGGAAAGCATATTCCCCCGAGTCAT GCGCTTGATTTAATTAAAGGGAAGAATTTTCAGATGCTAACGGATTCATGTTTAGAGGGTCAATTCTCTAACGATGATGGAACCGAGTTGGTAAGAATAGCGTCACGTTGCTTGCAGTATGAACCTCGAGAGAGGCCCAATGCAAAGTCCGTTGTGTCTGCCCTTACTCCTCTTCAGAAACAAACTGAT GTTTCATCTCTTGTTTTGATGGGAAATGGTAATGAAACTGCACCAGAAACACAAATATTAAACTTGTCACCACTCGGAGATGCTTGCGTGAGAAAGGATTTAACTGCCATACACGAAATACTCGAGAAGATTGGATATAGTGGCGATGAGGGGGTTACAGATGAG CTTTCTTTCCAAATGTATTCAAGTCAACTACAGGATGCATTAAACGGTAAGAAGCATGGGGACAACGCTTTTCGAGCCAAGGACTTCACGACAGCTATTAAATGTTACACAACC TTCATCGAGAGTGGAACCATGGTGTCGCCAACAATGTATGTAAGGCGTTGTTTGAGTTATTTGATGAATAACAAGGCACAAGAAGCACTAGGTGACGCGATGCAAGCGCAGGTCATAAATCCTGATTGGTCGACTGCACTTTATCTCCAAGCAACGGCTTTATTTAGCCTAGGAATGGACAACGATGCCCGTGAAACACTTAAAGATGCGGTTGCGTTGGATTCTGAACTGAAGAAATGA
- the LOC139873353 gene encoding mitochondrial import inner membrane translocase subunit TIM10-like, which yields MAANNNVPPGMDKEQIFGMAEKEMEYRVELFNKLTQTCFAKCVESKYKDSELNMGETSCIDRCVSKYWQVTNLVGQLLGSGRPPM from the exons ATGGCTGCTAACAATAACGTGCCACCTGGAATGGATAAAGAACAG ATATTTGGAATGGCAGAGAAGGAGATGGAGTACAGGGTTGAATTGTTTAACAA GTTAACCCAGACATGTTTTGCTAAGTGTGTCGAGAGCAAGTATAAAGATTCCGAGCTTAACATGGGAGAAACCAGCTGCATTGATCGTTGTGTTTCAAAATATTGGCAG GTTACAAATCTCGTCGGCCAGCTGCTTGGTTCTGGCAGACCACCTATGTAA